TGTTCTGTCTACCGATCTGTGCACAATCAAAGATCATTGCACTTGCGGAATGCCCGGCCTGTACATCGCATCCATCAGGAGAGGCGGCATTCGTAAACATAAAGGCTGCGCTATTGCAGCTCAGGAAATTCTTAATAAATCTCAAAAAAGTTAACTCGTACAGTAGAATAATTTTGATTATTAAAGAAGAATATAACAACCAGCGAAAAGAAGTACATAATAATAATGACAACAATTATGAGAAAATTCATTCTGGCGTGTTGCGGTCTCATCCTGGCATCATGCAGCTTGCTTGCACAAAAAGAACCATCAAATAATGTAAGCACAAAGCCGGAGGCATTTCGTGTTGGGCAATGGCTCCCTTCCGACCAGGCAATTATGGAAAAATGGCTTGTAAATCTGATAGAAGAAACAGATTCGGACAAATCACCGCTGCTACCTGTTATGCAGGAATTCAAAGATCTGATTGAAGGTGACCCGACAATTTTTATGCTTTTTAATCAGATGTTCACACAAGTTCCGAACAAATCGCATTATAACAATGATCCTACCGGAAAGCCTGAAGTGCGGGACTATAATCAGATGTTGCGCCTTATCAATCGCATATTGAAAACAGCCCCGAAATTCGATAAAACAGGACTTGTAGGGTTTCCGATAAATGCGATCTTCGACTGGCCTATGGGAACACAGGCGGGATTTGCAGCGTTTACGAACGAGAAAGTGAACCGTCAGCTTAAAAAAATTCTGAATGAATGGGGGAAATATCTGAGTTCGCCGGAATCCCGTTATGTATTGAGTGATGACCCGAAATCAGGGTGGTTTGGTAAGGATGCGATGGAGGCGATGCCTGATTTTGCAAAAGAGTTTCAATGTGACCCGGCAAAACAGTATTACGGTTTCACATCATGGGACAACTTTTTTACAAGAGAATTTCGCGAGGGACAGCGGCCTGTTGCAAACCCCGACGACAATAGCGTGATCGCAAATGCATGTGAGTCGGCTCCATACCGGATAGCAACAGATGTGAAAGACTATGATAATTTCTGGATCAAAGCACAACCCTATTCACTGCAATTTATGCTGGCCGATGATTCACTGGCGCCACAGTTTAAAGGTGGCACCATATACCAGGCATTTTTAAGTGCTCTAAGTTATCACCGCTGGCATAGTCCGGTAAGCGGAAAAATTGTGAAGATCAGGGTAATTGATGGCTCGTATTATGCAGAAGCGTTATCCGAAAAATTCGATCCTGCCGGGCCTAACGAATCCCAGGCATTTATTACCGAACTGGCTACAAGGGCGCTCGTCTTCATTCAGGCCGACAATCCTGATATCGGCCTGATGTGTGTGATGTTTGTTGGCATGGCCGAGGTGTCGTCATGCGATGCAACCGTTAAAGTGGGGCAACATGTGAACAAAGGAGATCAACTGGGCATGTTCCATTTTGGAGGTTCTACACATTGCCTGATCTTCAGACCGCAGGTGAAGTTGAATTTCGACATGCACGGTCAGAAGCCGGGTCTTAATTCAGGTAATATTCCGGTAAGGTCAAAAATAGCAACTGTTGTTAAATAGGGTTTATAAACAACAAAGGGAATAAAAAGCTCACGCCACACACTGGCCAAAATAACCAGCATATTCCGTATCAATAACATTAATGAAAATTATTATGGAACTCAAGGAATTTAAACATTACATATTTGGTGCAACACATCAATTTGCCGGCGAAATCGAAGCTGAATTTGCGTCACAGATATTCACTGAAGCCATACTGGATGAAAAAAGCAGGCAGTTCATGGATGTGCCGATTGATACTATTCTGATGGTGCTGGAACGAACAGCAAAGATCCTCTGCGATACCAATGGCAAATACTACAAAAAAGCGATGCTTGAGTTACCCGAACATCTGCAATATTCGCCTGAGATGGTTACCTATGGATTCAATGCTTTCAGAGCTTCAAACAGTCGCGATACGCTTAAGCGGATGCTGAAACAGATCGGCCCCGATCATCATTGCCTTGATTATTACGTAAGCTTACGTCATTCACGCCACCAGCGCGCCATCCCGATGGGAACTGTTTGCCATGTTGCTGCAGGCAATATTTTCCTCGGCTCCGTGGGTTCGCTCATCCAGGGTATCATCACAAAAAATATCAACATACTCAAAGTTTCTGCTCAGGATTTTCTATTTCCTACAATGTTCATGGAAGCTCTTACTGAAGCGGATATTCACAACGAAATTGTTCCGTATATCGCTATGACATACTGGAGCCGGCACAATAAGGGTGTTGAAGATATCATCAAACAGGTCTCTGACGTTATTTTACTTTTTGGCGGGGAAGATTCCGTTAAACAATATAAGAACGGCCTCGCTGCTAAATCGGAAGTGCTGGCTTTTGGTCCAAAAATTAGTTACGGGATTGTGAGCCGCGGACTTTCAGATGCACAATTACGTGAAGCAGCTGCAGGATTTGCACATGATATCGTGCTGTGGGAACAGCGAGCCTGTACATCCTGTCAGAATATCTTTATAGAAGAAGATGCCGGTAATGACGATTTTCTGAAATATCTGTACGAAGGCCTCGAAGCCGAAGCTGCAAAATTCCCGCAGTCATCAATGAATATAGACACCGCCATCGAGCTGAGAAAAGAGCGCGAAATGCTTCTCTGGAAAGAATTCAATGGCGCACTAACTATGAAGGAAGGTAAAAAAGCGCATCATACGGTCATTGTGCAACGGTCGGCAGATATCATTGATTCCCCGCTCAACCGTACTATTTTTGTGAATATTGTAAACGATTATACGGATATCCTGAAAGGGAATCTGAGTCGGATGAAATACTATATGTCAACACTTTCGGTGGCGTCATCCGGTAAGATGCAACAGATCACCGAAGATTTTATGCGCATGGGCGTGATGCGATTCGTAAAGCCGGGCATCATGTCGTCAGGCCGGAATCCTGAACATCCGCACGACGGAAAAATGATTCTGCAAAACCTGGTACGCCTGATGAATTATGAAGCCCTGCCTTCAGAGAAATTCGGACTGGAAAATATTTCGGGCAAAGCGAAAGACACCTTCATGCTGGCAAAAATCAATGATCTCCTACTCACCGCTGCCACAGCGCCTTTCTATTCCGAATTTTATAAAGATATTAGTCTGCCGCTGAAGAACCTTGATGAATTTCTTGCTGTGCCGCCACTTGAAAAGAATCATCTGTTTGAATGTTCTGCCGACGAAAACTTCAGGCTGGTAACGGGAAAGCCTGACCATTGCTATATTTTCGCTTCAGGCGGCACAACAAACCGCCCGAAGTTCCTGCTGTATGGTATTGACGAATTTGATGAATCGAAACGAATATTTGGTGAAGGTTTCAGAGCTGCAGGCGTAAATGAAAACGATGTAGTTGCCAATTATCTGAAAGCCGGCGGGCTGTATACAGGCTTTCTGGCCGTCAACGCTGGTCTGGAAGAAACGGGGTGCCGGATCATTTCGCTCTCCTGCAACCAGCCGGTTGACCAAACGATAGAATATCTGAAGACATTCAAAC
Above is a genomic segment from Bacteroidota bacterium containing:
- a CDS encoding acyl-CoA reductase, with the translated sequence MELKEFKHYIFGATHQFAGEIEAEFASQIFTEAILDEKSRQFMDVPIDTILMVLERTAKILCDTNGKYYKKAMLELPEHLQYSPEMVTYGFNAFRASNSRDTLKRMLKQIGPDHHCLDYYVSLRHSRHQRAIPMGTVCHVAAGNIFLGSVGSLIQGIITKNINILKVSAQDFLFPTMFMEALTEADIHNEIVPYIAMTYWSRHNKGVEDIIKQVSDVILLFGGEDSVKQYKNGLAAKSEVLAFGPKISYGIVSRGLSDAQLREAAAGFAHDIVLWEQRACTSCQNIFIEEDAGNDDFLKYLYEGLEAEAAKFPQSSMNIDTAIELRKEREMLLWKEFNGALTMKEGKKAHHTVIVQRSADIIDSPLNRTIFVNIVNDYTDILKGNLSRMKYYMSTLSVASSGKMQQITEDFMRMGVMRFVKPGIMSSGRNPEHPHDGKMILQNLVRLMNYEALPSEKFGLENISGKAKDTFMLAKINDLLLTAATAPFYSEFYKDISLPLKNLDEFLAVPPLEKNHLFECSADENFRLVTGKPDHCYIFASGGTTNRPKFLLYGIDEFDESKRIFGEGFRAAGVNENDVVANYLKAGGLYTGFLAVNAGLEETGCRIISLSCNQPVDQTIEYLKTFKPNVILGFPSGLIRLAEACEHTNAGITIEKVFYAGEYISQADIDNLIRVFNVKLFKSFGYAAVETGPIGYQCEHCKGTEHHVAEDWCRVDLNESKEVLVTVFGRTLFPVVKYNVGDLAEWVHEPCACGRTSPKLRLLDRSAKCIVLPASSISFQDITNVSAVFPELTSIYQAVIDEDEVKRVNITINIETRIAATATDETLRNNIETAFNNQIHALRDYREANNIGSFSVILIPPGGIMSAERTAKTKRIIDNRK
- a CDS encoding phosphatidylserine decarboxylase family protein, yielding MEKWLVNLIEETDSDKSPLLPVMQEFKDLIEGDPTIFMLFNQMFTQVPNKSHYNNDPTGKPEVRDYNQMLRLINRILKTAPKFDKTGLVGFPINAIFDWPMGTQAGFAAFTNEKVNRQLKKILNEWGKYLSSPESRYVLSDDPKSGWFGKDAMEAMPDFAKEFQCDPAKQYYGFTSWDNFFTREFREGQRPVANPDDNSVIANACESAPYRIATDVKDYDNFWIKAQPYSLQFMLADDSLAPQFKGGTIYQAFLSALSYHRWHSPVSGKIVKIRVIDGSYYAEALSEKFDPAGPNESQAFITELATRALVFIQADNPDIGLMCVMFVGMAEVSSCDATVKVGQHVNKGDQLGMFHFGGSTHCLIFRPQVKLNFDMHGQKPGLNSGNIPVRSKIATVVK